In Oncorhynchus clarkii lewisi isolate Uvic-CL-2024 chromosome 16, UVic_Ocla_1.0, whole genome shotgun sequence, one genomic interval encodes:
- the LOC139367932 gene encoding MBT domain-containing protein 1 isoform X1 yields MENTRDLAERTPRSERKRQDSFGMFDRYDSCSEESTSSSSSDDSEDEVPSIPASLPIIKNNGQVYTYPDGKTGMATCEMCGMVGVRDAFYSKTKRFCSVSCSRSYSSNSKKASILARLQGKPPTKKAKVLQKQPLMAKLAAYAQYQASQQQQNQAKSKAVVPVEGFDWGRYICSNNLVGAPVSCFKHVPMGTCWGDLAEGVMVEVLNSDTNLSTKVYWIAGIVKLSGFKALLRYEGFDNDTSRDFWCNLCVPEIHHVGWCASSGKPLVPPKSIQLKYSNWKAFLVKRLTGAKTLPPDFVTKVHENMQFPFKKLMRVEVVDKTHLCRTRVALVEQVIGGRLRLVYEEGSDDFWCHMYSPLIHAIGWSRSIGHRFKRSDVSKKIDGQMDAPAQLFAKVKDVDQNGEWFRDRMKLEAIDPLNLSAISVATVRKVLADGYLMIGVDGSEVTDGSDWFCYHSTSPSIFPAGFCEINNIELTHPRGYTKLPFKWFDYLRETSSIAAPVKLFNKDVPNHGFRQGMKLEAVDLMEPRLVCVATVTRIVHRLLRIHFDGWEDEYDQWVDCQSSDLYPVGWCQLTGYQLQPPAAQMAREIPAAVPKHKKKAQQYKGQKKKRKVPVGRRLFSQAGRRRSLSGEDEEQSPPPYSNQGPTLAPRSRTHHHYHHHHHTHKPESLLCLKEEQAEVDEFTFSHGVSDQESIGSGSYYIKQEPC; encoded by the exons ATGGAGAACACAAGGGATTTG GCTGAACGCACCCCGCGTTCGGAGCGTAAGCGCCAGGACTCGTTTGGGATGTTTGACCGGTACGACAGCTGCAGTGAGGAGAGCACCAGTAGCTCCAGCTCAGATGACAGTGAGGACGAGGTGCCCTCCATCCCCGCCAGCCTGCCcatcatcaaaaacaatggacagGTCTACACCTATCCCGACGGCAAGACCGGCATGG CCACGTGTGAGATGTGTGGGATGGTCGGAGTGCGAGACGCCTTCTACTCCAAGACTAAACGCTTCTGCAGCGTCTCCTGCTCTAGAAGTTACTCCTCCAACTCTAAAAAAGCCAGCATCTTGGCTCGACTCCAG GGTAAACCACCTACGAAAAAGGCCAAGGTGTTACAGAAACAGCCTCTCATGGCGAAGTTGGCAGCTTACGCCCAGTACCAAGCaagtcaacaacaacagaaccagGCTAAGTCAAAAGCAG TGGTTCCTGTTGAAGGCTTTGACTGGGGACGGTACATCTGTAGCAATAACTTGGTTGGAGCACCAGTCAGCTGCTTCAAGCAC GTCCCTATGGGTACGTGCTGGGGAGACCTAGCTGAAGGAGTGATGGTCGAGGTGCTCAACTCCGATACTAACCTCTCTACTAAAGTCTACTGGATTGCAGGGATCGTCAAACTGTCAG GGTTCAAGGCTCTGCTGCGGTACGAGGGTTTTGACAACGACACCAGCAGAGACTTCTGGTGTAACCTCTGTGTTCCAGAGATTCACCACGTCGGGTGGTGTGCATCCAGCGGGAAACCGCTCGTACCTCCCAAAT CGATACAGCTAAAGTACTCTAACTGGAAAGCTTTCCTTGTGAAGCGTCTCACTGGAGCCAAAACGCTACCACCAGACTTTGTCACCAAG GTCCACGAGAACATGCAGTTCCCCTTTAAGAAGCTGATGCGTGTGGAGGTGGTGGATAAGACTCACCTGTGCCGGACACGGGTGGCCCTGGTGGAACAGGTGATTGGGGGACGGCTGAGGCTCGTCTACGAGGAGGGCTCTGACGACTTCTGGTGTCACATGTACTCCCCGCTCATACACGCCATCGGATGGTCCCGGAGCATCGGACACCGCTTCAAACGATCCG ATGTGTCAAAGAAAATCGATGGTCAAATGGATGCCCCCGCCCAGCTGTTTGCCAAG GTGAAAGACGTGGACCAGAATGGTGAATGGTTCAGGGACAGGATGAAACTAGAGGCCATCGACCCTCTAAACCTCTCAGCTATAAGTGTAGCCACTGTAAGAAAG GTGTTGGCAGACGGGTACCTCATGATCGGCGTTGACGGGTCGGAGGTGACGGACGGCTCAGACTGGTTCTGCtaccactccacctctccctccatcttccctgCCGGCTTCTGTGAAATCAACAACATCGAACTCACACACCCTAGAG GGTACACTAAACTGCCATTTAAATGGTTTGACTACCTCAGAGAAACAAGTTCAATAGCCGCTCCTGTGAAGCTCTTTAACAAG GATGTTCCAAACCACGGCTTCCGTCAGGGTATGAAGCTGGAGGCCGTGGACCTGATGGAGCCCAGGTTGGTGTGTGTTGCCACTGTGACTCGGATCGTCCACCGCCTGTTGCGCATCCACTTTGACGGCTGGGAGGACGAGTACGACCAATGGGTGGACTGTCAGTCGTCTGACCTCTACCCCGTGGGCTGGTGTCAGCTGACCGGCTACCAGCTACAGCCCCCCGCCGCACAGA tgGCCAGAGAAATCCCAGCAGCTGTACCTAAGCACAAGAAGAAAGCCCAACAATACAAAGGACAAAAGAAAA AGCGGAAGGTTCCGGTTGGTCGTCGGCTCttcagtcaggcaggcaggaggaGGAGCCTATCAGGGGAGGACGAAGAGCAGAGTCCGCCCCCTTACTCCAACCAGGGCCCCACTCTGGCCCCCCGGTCCCgcacccaccaccactaccaccaccaccatcacacccacaAACCAG aGTCTCTGTTATGTCTTAAGGAGGAACAGGCTGAGGTGGATGAGTTCACCTTCTCCCATGGCGTCTCAGACCAGGAGAGCATCGGCTCTGGCAGCTACTACATCAAACAGGAGCCCTGTTGA
- the LOC139367932 gene encoding MBT domain-containing protein 1 isoform X2 — protein sequence MENTRDLAERTPRSERKRQDSFGMFDRYDSCSEESTSSSSSDDSEDEVPSIPASLPIIKNNGQVYTYPDGKTGMATCEMCGMVGVRDAFYSKTKRFCSVSCSRSYSSNSKKASILARLQGKPPTKKAKVLQKQPLMAKLAAYAQYQASQQQQNQAKSKAVVPVEGFDWGRYICSNNLVGAPVSCFKHVPMGTCWGDLAEGVMVEVLNSDTNLSTKVYWIAGIVKLSGFKALLRYEGFDNDTSRDFWCNLCVPEIHHVGWCASSGKPLVPPKSIQLKYSNWKAFLVKRLTGAKTLPPDFVTKVHENMQFPFKKLMRVEVVDKTHLCRTRVALVEQVIGGRLRLVYEEGSDDFWCHMYSPLIHAIGWSRSIGHRFKRSDVSKKIDGQMDAPAQLFAKVKDVDQNGEWFRDRMKLEAIDPLNLSAISVATVRKVLADGYLMIGVDGSEVTDGSDWFCYHSTSPSIFPAGFCEINNIELTHPRGYTKLPFKWFDYLRETSSIAAPVKLFNKDVPNHGFRQGMKLEAVDLMEPRLVCVATVTRIVHRLLRIHFDGWEDEYDQWVDCQSSDLYPVGWCQLTGYQLQPPAAQMAREIPAAVPKHKKKAQQYKGQKKKSLLCLKEEQAEVDEFTFSHGVSDQESIGSGSYYIKQEPC from the exons ATGGAGAACACAAGGGATTTG GCTGAACGCACCCCGCGTTCGGAGCGTAAGCGCCAGGACTCGTTTGGGATGTTTGACCGGTACGACAGCTGCAGTGAGGAGAGCACCAGTAGCTCCAGCTCAGATGACAGTGAGGACGAGGTGCCCTCCATCCCCGCCAGCCTGCCcatcatcaaaaacaatggacagGTCTACACCTATCCCGACGGCAAGACCGGCATGG CCACGTGTGAGATGTGTGGGATGGTCGGAGTGCGAGACGCCTTCTACTCCAAGACTAAACGCTTCTGCAGCGTCTCCTGCTCTAGAAGTTACTCCTCCAACTCTAAAAAAGCCAGCATCTTGGCTCGACTCCAG GGTAAACCACCTACGAAAAAGGCCAAGGTGTTACAGAAACAGCCTCTCATGGCGAAGTTGGCAGCTTACGCCCAGTACCAAGCaagtcaacaacaacagaaccagGCTAAGTCAAAAGCAG TGGTTCCTGTTGAAGGCTTTGACTGGGGACGGTACATCTGTAGCAATAACTTGGTTGGAGCACCAGTCAGCTGCTTCAAGCAC GTCCCTATGGGTACGTGCTGGGGAGACCTAGCTGAAGGAGTGATGGTCGAGGTGCTCAACTCCGATACTAACCTCTCTACTAAAGTCTACTGGATTGCAGGGATCGTCAAACTGTCAG GGTTCAAGGCTCTGCTGCGGTACGAGGGTTTTGACAACGACACCAGCAGAGACTTCTGGTGTAACCTCTGTGTTCCAGAGATTCACCACGTCGGGTGGTGTGCATCCAGCGGGAAACCGCTCGTACCTCCCAAAT CGATACAGCTAAAGTACTCTAACTGGAAAGCTTTCCTTGTGAAGCGTCTCACTGGAGCCAAAACGCTACCACCAGACTTTGTCACCAAG GTCCACGAGAACATGCAGTTCCCCTTTAAGAAGCTGATGCGTGTGGAGGTGGTGGATAAGACTCACCTGTGCCGGACACGGGTGGCCCTGGTGGAACAGGTGATTGGGGGACGGCTGAGGCTCGTCTACGAGGAGGGCTCTGACGACTTCTGGTGTCACATGTACTCCCCGCTCATACACGCCATCGGATGGTCCCGGAGCATCGGACACCGCTTCAAACGATCCG ATGTGTCAAAGAAAATCGATGGTCAAATGGATGCCCCCGCCCAGCTGTTTGCCAAG GTGAAAGACGTGGACCAGAATGGTGAATGGTTCAGGGACAGGATGAAACTAGAGGCCATCGACCCTCTAAACCTCTCAGCTATAAGTGTAGCCACTGTAAGAAAG GTGTTGGCAGACGGGTACCTCATGATCGGCGTTGACGGGTCGGAGGTGACGGACGGCTCAGACTGGTTCTGCtaccactccacctctccctccatcttccctgCCGGCTTCTGTGAAATCAACAACATCGAACTCACACACCCTAGAG GGTACACTAAACTGCCATTTAAATGGTTTGACTACCTCAGAGAAACAAGTTCAATAGCCGCTCCTGTGAAGCTCTTTAACAAG GATGTTCCAAACCACGGCTTCCGTCAGGGTATGAAGCTGGAGGCCGTGGACCTGATGGAGCCCAGGTTGGTGTGTGTTGCCACTGTGACTCGGATCGTCCACCGCCTGTTGCGCATCCACTTTGACGGCTGGGAGGACGAGTACGACCAATGGGTGGACTGTCAGTCGTCTGACCTCTACCCCGTGGGCTGGTGTCAGCTGACCGGCTACCAGCTACAGCCCCCCGCCGCACAGA tgGCCAGAGAAATCCCAGCAGCTGTACCTAAGCACAAGAAGAAAGCCCAACAATACAAAGGACAAAAGAAAA aGTCTCTGTTATGTCTTAAGGAGGAACAGGCTGAGGTGGATGAGTTCACCTTCTCCCATGGCGTCTCAGACCAGGAGAGCATCGGCTCTGGCAGCTACTACATCAAACAGGAGCCCTGTTGA
- the LOC139367933 gene encoding nucleoside diphosphate kinase A-like has product MSNEERTFIAIKPDGVQRRLVGDIIKRFELKGFKLVGMKFIQAPESLLKKHYADLKDRPFFPGLVSYMASGPVVAMVWEGLNVVKTGRVMLGETNPADSKPGTIRGDYCIQVGRNIIHGSDSVESANTEINLWFKPEELCSYTSCSSSWLY; this is encoded by the exons ATGTCAAACGAGGAGCGGACGTTCATTGCCATTAAGCCAGATGGAGTTCAGAGGAGGCTTGTCGGAGATATCATCAAGAGATTTGAGCTAAAGGGCTTCAAACTGGTGGGGATGAAATTCATCCAG GCCCCAGAGTCTCTGCTGAAGAAGCACTATGCCGACCTGAAGGACAGACCCTTCTTCCCTGGTCTCGTCAGCTACATGGCCTCCGGCCCAGTGGTGGCTATG GTGTGGGAAGGGTTGAATGTGGTGAAGACCGGCAGAGTGATGCTAGGAGAGACCAACCCTGCCGACTCCAAACCCGGCACCATCCGAGGAGACTACTGCATCCAAGTGGGCAG GAACATCATCCATGGCAGTGACTCCGTAGAGAGTGCTAACACAGAGATCAACCTGTGGTTCAAACCTGAGGAGCTGTGCAGTTACACTAGCTGCTCCAGCAGCTGGCTCTACTGA